Part of the Xenopus tropicalis strain Nigerian chromosome 3, UCB_Xtro_10.0, whole genome shotgun sequence genome, ATGCTGGTTTGCTATGTGGAAGATCTGCTGCACTCATTGAGAGGGCCCTAGAGATGTGCCAAACTACCTTTGTCCAACACTGGTACAAACATGGACCTTAGACCAGTGGTCTCCCAGCTCTAAGCTTTGGTCAATAGATATGGCTGAGATGGAAGGGATTTTTTTAGAAGTTAATTAATCCTTGTCACACTAAAGCAGAAGGAGACTCATGATGGACACTTGGACATAAGGAGGGAGATATTTGCAAGTGAGCCTCAACCCAAAAGCTTTGCCTGAATATAAGTGCTATAATATGGATGGGCTTATTGCACATGAAACATTCAAAAACAAGGCAGGTTGTGGGTGCCAGCTGTGAATCTTTGCCTGGCGCCCCCTGCAGGACAGTTTATTCATTCTTTGGCTCAGGCAAGCAGTAAAATTACTTCAAACTCTCAGTCCTGTGCTCTCTAACCCTGCTGCAAAATTGTCCTCAATTGTCAGGTTTAGAAGGTGTCATTAAATTGCACCTCGCTTGGGATTTTCCTgttcccttttccttttttttttaatttgtccctattattattacattcctGGTTGCTGGGAGACAGGCTCGGGAGCAGATTTTGTTGCTGCGGTGACAACAGCTTAGGGCAGCTAGCTATTAAGCACTATATGGTCATGTGCTctgaaatttatatatatatatatcttcagtaAGGTAACAGGCACTCACGAAAGGGCAAtcaaaattgcctgggtgcagtccgaaaaaaatgcagaaatgtatACAGGATGGAAGGTACcgtactcacaggacttaaagaaaaaacttctttatttacaaagtagcatctaacgtttcggctgccactgcagcctttctcaaagacaaagaAGAACAGTGAAGGTGCACCTCATAAATCCAAAATGGTGGGAAAATAGTGACGTCATCAagtgaaaaaaacacatacaatgCATACTGTCAGCAAAGtgcataaaataaacaaaaatgataaaatagtCACTATTTTCCCGCCATTTTGGATTTATGAGGTGCACCTTCACTGTTCTtctttgtctttgagaaaggctgcagtggcagccgaaacgttagatgctactttgtaaataaagaagttttttctttaagtcctgtgagtacgGTACCTTCcatcctgtgtatatatatatatatatatatatatatataccttcaaTGAAGCACAGCACTCCCAACTCCAACGTGCACAGAAAAGTActtgtatgtttttttatattcaatgGTGCTGGCCtgtgaaattatatatatttataaatataatatctcGATACGTTACCTACAAGATAACAGCATATATTTGGAGGTTAGGGATCACTATATGGGAAAAATATGTATTCCCTATTTAAATGGATGACATTTACTAatcttgtgtcacatgactcgtGACTTATACAGATCATGGAAGTCCAAGGTGACTTACAAGCCCCTTTTTATAaatcacagtatttttttttataatacacaagtgttaAAGGGTCATGTAACACGGCCTGTGAATAGAACATGGAGCAGCATATCATACCCAGTAGTGCCCCAATTTAGATCCACTGTGCCCCCCCAGTTTAGATCCATTGTCAGTGTGCAACGTACGCAGTACCAGATGTGTAGTCACAGTTTGCAGCTTATGCTTTTGTTGGGTGTTTAGTATTGATATTCAGCTGACAAGGCTATTTTCAGGCTTGGCAGTTGCCCAAGATGCTAAAATTGGAAGTTTAGGAAGAATATTCTTACAGCATCCTGCACTAGAAGTGTCTTTAAATCTCCCACAATTTTGTAGCTCagcaaatatattcatatatatatcatCAATGTAAGGCAGGGAAATGGTCAGCCCATCAAGTTCTGGTGAAcgacagctcccagcagcccccacCTGTGCCAAAAGGTTGGCTATTTACTGCCACTGATCTTGTCATATGGCTGAAGTGGGAGTTATCTGCAGCCCCTTTTATTTCCACATCTGCTGCTTCTGCATGAATTATGTGCCTGGCTGGAAGCCATTGACACTGGCAGACTATATATCGCAGTGCACAGACTACTGCAGTCTATTGTTTGGCTCGAAGGCTAAACAGCCCTTTTACATGTGGGCATATAAACCCAGCCACCtcatgtatatatgtttatttctatttatatagtgctacttgtcTACTTCACTCTACACTATACTGATAATACCCATGGGGGACAAACATTGTAATAatctaataattattttttttacttgtgcttTAGTAGTTTTGTCTTATTTTCCATAACATTATTTGTTTAgatttctcatatatatatatatagttgaataGTCCGGCACATCTGGTTACTCTGCCTCAGCTTAGCTTTCTATCCCCCTTGCACTTGAGTTAATGAATCAGCCGTAGGCATCTGTagacagcagtgcagtaaatggtCAAAAgcctttcagataaagggtaaaTAATTCTGCTTTGTCTTGTGGGACAGCGGCTCTGAAGCTGacagtagggggcagatttatcaaaacatcagTTCTaatcccgaattggaaaaattcggattggaaacgaaaatttcttaagatcgcaaatatcacgaaaatgcttacgaaaaaatcgtattagtcacgataatatcgtattggcaatccaaaagtcaagaaattttcatactgaaagattgtaaacagcggcaaaaccgttccgattttttcgcgctaatAATACAAAAAGTtgcgaaagctccgaaaaagtcgtgcaagcgtcgaaaaagtcgcgtaagatacgaaaaagttgcggaaaatacgatttgACCGATCGAACAAACGCTTGGAgtgttcatggataagtaaatgtgcccctaggtctggAATCACTGCTGtaaagcaagacaggactgcTGAGAAGAAGCAGTCACTGTTTATTTCTGGTCATTGCCACCAAGCAAACAAGGCTGCTATCAGGAGTCATGGGGCCCTATACTATTAAGTTGGCAGGGCCCTAAGGGAGTAACCTGACCTctaggtgggggccctgcaacaagtaaaatggggccccaatgTAAAAAATTAGGCCCATGTATGCATGGCTGTGCCCCCTGACCCACCCAACCATTCCCATTATGAACAAACCCCAGCCCATAATCCACCCAAACTTTGCCCATACATCCACAAGCCCCACTCCCTTTGCACGCTGCAAATTGAATTTTTACTTCTCTTGGACCCAGGGTCTTGGGGTAAcagaaaaaaacccggtgggccccaacgGCCCAGATAAGACCCCTGCTGGCACTCCCCTGGGCCACTGATATCCCAACATGCCTGAAAATAACTATATTGTATGTCGGATCGGGGAGGGGGCTGGGCGGGTGGCAACGGCAGGGGCCACTTGGGGGGTATGGGGTCCCTGGGGAAGGAGCCCCgggggaccctgcaccccccattccgaccctgctTGATCACCACTATGCCATGCGTTCACCATACGTACTTGCCAGCAACATAAATTCTATATTGCTGTCAGGGAAAGGGCTAAATGGGGAAAAGATTTGCCAAATCAGCAGTTACACATTTAGTATTTATTGCCCAGTGTTTTCCTGCAGGATTCTCCTGTTATGGCCGATCTTTGCCCCCGAACTTTGCCTTCAGGCCTTTGTGCCCAGTGCTTTTACGCCATGATTCCTATTCTGCATTAATAGGGTCAGTGTTACTTTGCCACTGAATCATTAACAGGGCATCCCAAGGCTTTCAGGTGCGGCTAGGGACAGTCTCAAAGAAAAGCAAATGGTGACAGTCTCTGCAGTCCTGGAGCACCAAGCGTTTTCATTTATAGGCGCCATGAGCAACGAGTATTTTAATCTGCCGTCAAGGGGGTAGGTGACGCTTGAACAAGTGTATTTGTTATATACGTAATAAATTACTAGCACTGTTCCTTGGTTCTGACTCGTGAAATCAGTTCTTAATTAGCTggctacactgtttcaggagtcagaaccagcagtgttgAGACTATAAACAGCCAGGCAGATTCTGCTTTCATTAGCACGTACATTTACAAATGATTATGttatggaaagttgcttaaaatgacattttctttcattatacaaagaGCAGTCATAGTCATAGCAGACGCAGGGGGGGCATGTGAAACTTCTCATccttatataacattttaaaagtgtttttgGCACCCGGGGCAGTTTCAGGTGGTTTAGTGCTCAAGTTGTTTATTATCTCAGGGGCAGTGCCAGATTATACCCTCTCCATGCCCGCTTGTGCAAGCACTTATAAGACTGCTTGGAAATATGGATTTTCCAAGCAACAGCACTGGAGGGATTTAGGGGTGACTGGGGTGGCCCAATGTtccatgcttgataaaggggtcactttgccccgaaacgttgcacctctgcaataaagcttttttaaagggctagtcccgtttgcagctctcagtgccagtgcttttgtcgTTATGTGGCCCAATGTTCCACtgccttttttttaaaggttttgccTAAAGGTAGGTACCTGTCAGTGCACTACATACCTCATATACAATGGGGCTTGAGTTCCTTGTTATGATCACTACAGGCACAATGTTGCTTTGTGCAGTGAATGTGATTCCTCACTGCCGCACATCCTTCCTACTGTACCTCCTGTTACTGCTTCTTCCTTTCATCTCACGTTCCTTCCCCCTCATTCCTGCTGACCTTATTTTGCTTCTCCCTTGTTATTTCTTACACAGCTCAGACTCTTCTATTGGTTTGTCTTGTCCTCACCCCCCCCTTCTTTCTCATTGGCCTTATCTCTGAGTCTGTCCCTATTTCATTCATTCCCTGTCTGATCAGATCCCAGCTCCTGGACACTGATATGGATTATGAGCGTCCCAATGTTGAGACAATCAAATGCGTTGTGGTTGGAGACAACGCGGTGGGGAAAACACGTCTGATCTGCGCACGTGCCTGCAATGCCACCCTAACTCAGTACCAGCTCCTTGCCACCCACGTGCCAACTGTCTGGGCTATAGATCAATACAGAGTATGCCAAGAGGTGAGGAAACTCTTGATGACTTATAGAATCATGGTTACTGGCAACAACGCATTTCATGCCTTGAACCAGTAGTCACCCAACTATAAATTTATCTTTCAACCTATGGCAGGTGCTTGAACGCTCTCGGGATGTCGTTGATGATGTCAGCGTATCATTGCGGCTTTGGGATACATTTGGCGACCATCACAAAGACAGAAGATTCGCCTATGGGAGGTTGGTGATGGagcatttaaaaagaaataggAGACAACTTCAACTTATAAGTAGgatatataagcaaataatgtactgtatgtactgtcaaaaataaggatattataaggatattaagtcGCAGAGGAGTTCTAtgatacaggtcatgaaactctaaGTTGACttcatattctcatattttacaaaagggggtgcattatttattataaaacacaagtttcagtgagtcatgtgacagaaatgacattgcttagcactgattataactgatgacatcaccaagcaccatttataaggatataatttccagaatattcatggctcttatgtattatatatatttatggtttaTAGTATACTCCTTTCATATTCTCTTTCATCCTTCCACTTGCATTTTTATGGTTTAATTAGGTTTGTCTCTACCCTTAATTCGCAGGTCTGACGTAGTGGTCCTCTGCTTCTCTATTGCTAACCCCAACTCCCTCCAACATGTCCAGACCATGTGGTATCCAGAGATTAAGCATTTCTGCCCCCGCGCTCCTGTTATCCTTGTGGGATGCCAGCTGGACCTACGTTATGCTGATCTGGAAGCCGTCAACCGAGCTCGTCGTCCCCTGGCCAGGTTAAGTCTTCTTGCCCAAAACCAGAGGTCCCAAGAGCACTTGCCAGCTTGACTTGCTTTGTACAAATGTAGACAATAAGGGAAAGTAAAGTTTCATATGGTGCTAGCTACATGTTAGCAACATAGTTCTCTATGGGGCCTATGTATTATTatggctttagtagaacaccaGCAGAAGGTTTAGATATTTGAAAATTCCAGTTAACTATTTAATAAAAACTATAATCTGTTCTAATTGCATGCAAACTGTTTCATGTAGCTATATTAGCTATCTAACGGGTGAACCTTTCCTATACCAGGCCAATTCGCCCCCAGGAGATTCTACCACCAGAAAAGGGCCGTGAAGTAGCCAAGGAGCTGGGAATTCCTTATTACGAGACGAGTGTAGTAGCACAGTGTGGCATCAAGGAAGTCTTTGATAACGCCATCAGGTCAGCCCTTATTTCTCGGCGTCACCTTCAGTTTTGGAAATCGCACCTGCGCAGTGTACGCAGGCCCCTGCCTCAGGCTCCATTCCTGCCTCCACGGCCTCCTCCTCCAGTTATCATAGTGCCTGACCCACCAACAAAGAGTGAAGACCACCCGGCACGGTTGTTGGAGGAGGCTTCCTGTGCTGATGTGGTGCTGGTGGTTCAGGAGAGAATTCGTATCTATGCTCACCGCATCTACCTCTCAACAGCCTCCTCTAAGTTTTGTGACTTGTTCCTTATGGAGGATGGGGACTCACCTACCCAAACCAGGGATCCTCTGCTGAGGGCCTCCAGTTTTGATGCCTGCGAGGTTTCAGGGGAATCAGAAGGAGCGGGTATGAGAGCATCCGCAAGTGATGGGACTCTCGGGAGGGAGTGCGGCAGAGACTTGTCCAGCTGGAGCAGGGCTTTTGAGAGCATCCACAGTGGAGTTCTTGAAGAGCCTCCGGGATACAGGGCACGCCGTGTAGCAGTGGTAAAAATGGACAGTTCAGTGAGGCCTGGGCCTTTCAGGGCAGTGCTGAAATTTCTGTACACTGGACGGTTGGATGAGAGGGAACCTGATCTCATGGAAGTAGCACACATTGCAGAGTTGTTAGAGGTGTTCGACCTACGTATGATGGTGGCAAATATCTTAAACAGAGAGGCCTTCATGAACCAGGAGATCACAAGGGCCTTCCATGTCAGAAGGAGCAATCGTGTCAAGGAGTGTCTTGCTAAAGGAACCTTCTCTGGTGAGGACCATAAAGGAATGTCCATATTGATAGATGCTGGGCCAGTCTAAAGTAAGACAGGGTGTAGGTGAGGTTATAGGCTATGGTTATGGGTTGGCTGTTTAATCTTCCTTGTTCTCTTTCCTGCCTTTGTTTATTAGATGTCACCTTTATGCTGGATGATGGGAGTATAAAAGCCCACAAGCCTCTGCTCATCTCTGGCTGTGACTGGATGGCAGCCATGTTTGGGGGTCCTTTTCTGGAGAGCAGTACCACTGAGGTAAGAAAGAGTATTAGCAAATCTGAGCAGGgtgagaaaacaaaagaaaaaggagCTTATGGTAGCTTATTGTAaatagaacattccttctctgcacaTTTACATGAAAGGTGTACCCCTTACTCTTTCTTAGAACACGAGCATCTATTGGTTGAAAATAAGTGCCATGTATAAATATGCAGAGATGGTTGGCGCAGGCTGACACTTTGTGCCAGAATAAAAATCCAGTGCATGGTGCTAAATGGACAATGCAGTCCTGTACTTATTACCTGTTAGGGCGTGCTTTCTGGCCCTTTGCAGTATTTGGTACTCCCTAGTTTCCATGCCTAATTGAAGCCATCATGGCGCTCAACACCTGTACCCTATATTCAGAGCTATTTGAACTCCACTCCACCAGCGCACAGAGTTGCTACTTAGGGTGCAGTCTTCTGGGCAATATTGAAAGTGTGAAAAGTAAGAAACATTgctcctgttttttgcactttggacaTTTCCCCTTGgttctgccactaggtggtgaTGTTGTATTTTGGTCTGTTGAGACTGCAATGGGTGTACGGTATGTGGAACCTTTTCGTTTTCAATCTCATTGAGTGAAGAATATATTGTGCCTGTGAATAGGGAAAATTAAGATGACATGCAAGTGAGAGCTACAGGCGCAAGTGATTAGCTTGCTGATTTACACTCCCCTTGCCAGAGGCTCTATGGGATGTTAGCAGTGACATTGCCATCATTGCCTTGTCCTATAAGTGTCCTGTGTCAGCACTGTTACTTAATATAGAAGAATTATGTTCAGTATGCTGACACCATTATGTTTGTGGCCTGTCATGCAagcattttctgccatttttgatCATGATATGGCCAGAAGAGGTGCTACAGGTAtcaaatccgttatccagaaacccataatccagttctggattacggaaaggctgtcccccgtagactccattataagccaataatactaatttttaaaaatgatttcctttttctctgtaataataaaacagtacctgtacttgatcccaactaagatataattaccccttattggggcagaacagccctattgggtttatttaatggttaaatgattcccttttctctgtaataataaaacagtacctgtacttgatcccaactaagatataattaccccttattgggggcagaacagccctattgggtttatttaatggttaaatgattcccttttctctgtaataataaaacagtaccttgtacttgatcccagctaagatacaattaattctttttggaagcaaaacaatcctgttgggtttaattaatgtttaaataatcttttagtagacttaaggtatggagatccatattatggaaagatcccttatccagaaatcccaggtcccgagcattctggataatgcatcccatacctgtattaccatggCAGCAAAAGCAGCATAATAGTATATTTAGTTACTGTGCAGAATGATCTCTATGTATATCGTTTGACGTAGCATTCAtaagaaatgaaaaagaaaagtaaactCTGCTTCTAATGagagtatattttctctttacaaTGAGAAGTGGTTCTCCATTGgcttgcaactttttaaaaaaaaaaatacaggcaagTGGTGTTGGAGCAGCTAGGATGTGGCTAAGGATATCCTAAACAACTTAattgtgattggctgctgtgatGTGCAACAAGTCAGTCTCTTGAGGGCTTAGTGGCAGATAGGTCAGTGAGATGAAGCTAAACTGAAGGAAACCTAAaaccaaaaattaaaatataatgtgctctgTCTGGTAAAACTGGCATGATTGCTTCAGATAGActactatagtgtatataaataagctgctgtgtagctatggggggagccattcaagctgaaatagggctaaatggtacaggttacgtagcagataacagatacaccctgtagaatacaacagATTTAATTCTTAATTATTCTACAGAGTGCTGTGTatcctgagccttttctcctcttTCAGACCAAGTGGCTATCCCCAGTGCaggccaacagtacattatattttaatgtactgtgattttacctttccttctcctgtaaggcAGTTGTTTCCAAACTATGTGGCTGTATAACCCTTGGGGGGCTTGGATCAGTAGTGTgtgggctcagcctgaagactAGTTTGGGTGAGAATTGAGGAGAATTGCTATTTGCCATCCCACAGCCCTTCTAAAAAGTCAGTTAGaataagatttggggtgaatatgtatatGCTGACCTAGATATTGCTACTAAAATTATAACTGAATGACTGATATAGCTGTACACATTTATTGGGCTAAGAGGGGCCCTGGCCAAAAGTTGGATGCTctaactcagggatccccaacctttttcacctgaG contains:
- the rhobtb2 gene encoding rho-related BTB domain-containing protein 2 isoform X4; protein product: MVTVSAVLEHQAFSFIGAMSNEYFNLPSRGSQLLDTDMDYERPNVETIKCVVVGDNAVGKTRLICARACNATLTQYQLLATHVPTVWAIDQYRVCQEVLERSRDVVDDVSVSLRLWDTFGDHHKDRRFAYGRSDVVVLCFSIANPNSLQHVQTMWYPEIKHFCPRAPVILVGCQLDLRYADLEAVNRARRPLARPIRPQEILPPEKGREVAKELGIPYYETSVVAQCGIKEVFDNAIRSALISRRHLQFWKSHLRSVRRPLPQAPFLPPRPPPPVIIVPDPPTKSEDHPARLLEEASCADVVLVVQERIRIYAHRIYLSTASSKFCDLFLMEDGDSPTQTRDPLLRASSFDACEVSGESEGAGMRASASDGTLGRECGRDLSSWSRAFESIHSGVLEEPPGYRARRVAVVKMDSSVRPGPFRAVLKFLYTGRLDEREPDLMEVAHIAELLEVFDLRMMVANILNREAFMNQEITRAFHVRRSNRVKECLAKGTFSDVTFMLDDGSIKAHKPLLISGCDWMAAMFGGPFLESSTTEVVIPYTSRGSMRAVLEYLYTGQFSTGSDLDPLDLIILANRLCLPHLVALTGKAVRYPHCKGYPIL
- the rhobtb2 gene encoding rho-related BTB domain-containing protein 2 isoform X1 — encoded protein: MVTVSAVLEHQAFSFIGAMSNEYFNLPSRGSQLLDTDMDYERPNVETIKCVVVGDNAVGKTRLICARACNATLTQYQLLATHVPTVWAIDQYRVCQEVLERSRDVVDDVSVSLRLWDTFGDHHKDRRFAYGRSDVVVLCFSIANPNSLQHVQTMWYPEIKHFCPRAPVILVGCQLDLRYADLEAVNRARRPLARPIRPQEILPPEKGREVAKELGIPYYETSVVAQCGIKEVFDNAIRSALISRRHLQFWKSHLRSVRRPLPQAPFLPPRPPPPVIIVPDPPTKSEDHPARLLEEASCADVVLVVQERIRIYAHRIYLSTASSKFCDLFLMEDGDSPTQTRDPLLRASSFDACEVSGESEGAGMRASASDGTLGRECGRDLSSWSRAFESIHSGVLEEPPGYRARRVAVVKMDSSVRPGPFRAVLKFLYTGRLDEREPDLMEVAHIAELLEVFDLRMMVANILNREAFMNQEITRAFHVRRSNRVKECLAKGTFSDVTFMLDDGSIKAHKPLLISGCDWMAAMFGGPFLESSTTEVVIPYTSRGSMRAVLEYLYTGQFSTGSDLDPLDLIILANRLCLPHLVALTEQHTVSVMLDASLNNKDIDGEALMLLEAAQFHGADQLAAWCMHHISTNYNRVCRKFPRDIKAVSAENQQALETQRWPPVWYLKEEDHFQRAQREREKETALHQKRQPKRRWLFWNNSRAGSSATPTPSSSAVG
- the rhobtb2 gene encoding rho-related BTB domain-containing protein 2 isoform X2 produces the protein MEEEVSPGVLELTDFSYEESQLLDTDMDYERPNVETIKCVVVGDNAVGKTRLICARACNATLTQYQLLATHVPTVWAIDQYRVCQEVLERSRDVVDDVSVSLRLWDTFGDHHKDRRFAYGRSDVVVLCFSIANPNSLQHVQTMWYPEIKHFCPRAPVILVGCQLDLRYADLEAVNRARRPLARPIRPQEILPPEKGREVAKELGIPYYETSVVAQCGIKEVFDNAIRSALISRRHLQFWKSHLRSVRRPLPQAPFLPPRPPPPVIIVPDPPTKSEDHPARLLEEASCADVVLVVQERIRIYAHRIYLSTASSKFCDLFLMEDGDSPTQTRDPLLRASSFDACEVSGESEGAGMRASASDGTLGRECGRDLSSWSRAFESIHSGVLEEPPGYRARRVAVVKMDSSVRPGPFRAVLKFLYTGRLDEREPDLMEVAHIAELLEVFDLRMMVANILNREAFMNQEITRAFHVRRSNRVKECLAKGTFSDVTFMLDDGSIKAHKPLLISGCDWMAAMFGGPFLESSTTEVVIPYTSRGSMRAVLEYLYTGQFSTGSDLDPLDLIILANRLCLPHLVALTEQHTVSVMLDASLNNKDIDGEALMLLEAAQFHGADQLAAWCMHHISTNYNRVCRKFPRDIKAVSAENQQALETQRWPPVWYLKEEDHFQRAQREREKETALHQKRQPKRRWLFWNNSRAGSSATPTPSSSAVG
- the rhobtb2 gene encoding rho-related BTB domain-containing protein 2 isoform X3 — encoded protein: MAAISQLLDTDMDYERPNVETIKCVVVGDNAVGKTRLICARACNATLTQYQLLATHVPTVWAIDQYRVCQEVLERSRDVVDDVSVSLRLWDTFGDHHKDRRFAYGRSDVVVLCFSIANPNSLQHVQTMWYPEIKHFCPRAPVILVGCQLDLRYADLEAVNRARRPLARPIRPQEILPPEKGREVAKELGIPYYETSVVAQCGIKEVFDNAIRSALISRRHLQFWKSHLRSVRRPLPQAPFLPPRPPPPVIIVPDPPTKSEDHPARLLEEASCADVVLVVQERIRIYAHRIYLSTASSKFCDLFLMEDGDSPTQTRDPLLRASSFDACEVSGESEGAGMRASASDGTLGRECGRDLSSWSRAFESIHSGVLEEPPGYRARRVAVVKMDSSVRPGPFRAVLKFLYTGRLDEREPDLMEVAHIAELLEVFDLRMMVANILNREAFMNQEITRAFHVRRSNRVKECLAKGTFSDVTFMLDDGSIKAHKPLLISGCDWMAAMFGGPFLESSTTEVVIPYTSRGSMRAVLEYLYTGQFSTGSDLDPLDLIILANRLCLPHLVALTEQHTVSVMLDASLNNKDIDGEALMLLEAAQFHGADQLAAWCMHHISTNYNRVCRKFPRDIKAVSAENQQALETQRWPPVWYLKEEDHFQRAQREREKETALHQKRQPKRRWLFWNNSRAGSSATPTPSSSAVG